From the Deltaproteobacteria bacterium genome, the window TGCTCGGGCTGTCGCCAATGACTTGAACGGGCAGCGGTGCGGCCTCCGCCGTATCGGACACAACCGCGGCTTCCTCCGCAATGACGAGGGCTTCTTCGATGCGTCGGATCCGTTCGAGCAGGTCCAGAAGGTCCACCGGCTTCTCGAGAAAGTCGTCGGCGCCCAGCTTCATCACCGAAACGGCCGTGTCCACCGAACCGTGAGCCGTGATCATGATGCTCCGCACAAGCGGATCCATGGCCTTCATCTCCCACAGCACGGCGTCGCCGCTCATGCCGGGCATGCGGTGGTCCATGAGCACAAGTTGAAACGGCGTTTCCCGGAGGCGTTTCAAGGCCGACGGGCCGTCCTCGGCGGTCGATACCGCGTATCCCTGGTTTTCCAGAAACCCTTTGAGCAGTTCCCGCTGCAGGGCCTCGTCATCCACGATAAGTATGCGCATCATCCTGCCTTTTGTTTGGATTTCGACACCCCTGCCGGTTCCTCCGGCTTTCCACCCGTCGATGGCAGAAACACTTCCACGCGGAGCCTGTGGGGTTCGGGAACCGTCACTCCTATACGGCCCTGATGCGCCTGGACGATCCGGGCTGCGATGGAAAGACCCAAACCCGACCCTCGTGCCTTTGTGGTGAAATACGGCGCCAGGATCGCCTCGGCCTCCTCGGGCTTCAAATTGAAGCCGCCGTTTTCGAGACGAACGGTCACCCCCCCTTGCGTACGCCACGCAGTTATATGGAGATCCCCTCCTTCGGGCTGGGCCTCGATGGCGTTCTTGAGCAGGTTTTCGAACACTTCGGCCAATAGATCCGGATCCGCTTCAATGGTTCCGGCGTCGTCGGTCCGCCGGGAAACCGAGATTCCGCTCTTGGCGCAGGCTTCCCGGTAAAGGGTAAGGATCTGGCCCACGAGCCGATGTATATCCACGGGGCGGCGGCGCGGGGCCAGTGGGCGGGCGTAGCGCTTGAGTTCGGCTACAATGGTGTCCGTGCGCCGGACGGCCTGGCCTAACGAATCCAGCAAGGTCAGGTGCTGAGGCGTCAGCTCGGCCGCCTCGATCCGAAGGCGCTGCAGGCCCATGCTGATGGCGTTCAAGGGGTTGCGAATTTCATGGGTGATGGCGGCGGAGGCCCGTCCCAAGGCCGCGTCTTCTTTTTCACGGGCCAGGCGCTGCTCGAACCGCTGAACTTCCCGGATATGTGCTTTCTCGAAACGGTTCAGCAACCATGAGAAGAACGCCCCAAGGGCCAGGATGATGGCCGTGAAGGCGATGAATTCCTGGCGAAGCTGTCGTATACGCCGGGAAAAACTGCCCGCGGACACCCCTACCACCAGCATGTTGCGCCCCAAGGGCAGGCGAGCACGGGCCACCCGGGCGTCTCCCGCGCCCTCGAAAGTGATTTCGACCGCCTCGTTGGGCGCTTCCTTTTCCTTGGGGCTGTCAGGATCCGCCGGTTCAAAATGGATGAACCGGACGCCCACCAGGTCGGATATACCTTCGATCAAGGCGTCCAGGCCGATGCGGTTCTCCAGTTCCGAGATGCGGCGATCCTCGAGGGCGACGTGGATGCAGCCTGTCCCGTTACCTTTGGGGACGCTCAGCACATACAGGTGATCGGCGGTCAAATGGCGCAATCGTGTATCGGCGCATCCATCCGTGTCGCTCGGAGACCAGCCCGGAGGCCCCTCTGAAATCCCGGTCCTGCGATCCACGCGGATGCCGGTCAGCCCGACTTCCCATGAGAAAGCCGTCAGCTCGTCATTGGAAAACGGCTCGACACCGTCCAAATAGTCCACAAACCGGGCCGAATTGCCCAGAAAAGTGGTTAAGATTTCTTCGATGATCTCACGGGAGAGCAGGGCCCGGTCGGCATTCATCCGGATCGCGCCGGCCACCATTTCCACATGGTCCTGCACATGGCTGGAAAAAGCTTGCGAAGCCTGGCGAAACTGCCAGTAGTAATAGGAAAGGGTGAACAGGATCAGGAATGCGATCACCGCCACGTTTGCTTTCCACACCGATCTCAAGGGCGTGACGCCTCTCATGGCCCTCCCCTGTGGCCCCGTCCGGCCCCCCGGGTCCCGCCGTCTCGCCCCCCTCCCGCGCCGTATCCCCGGTGTATTCGGGACCGAACTCCGGTGGGATCCCGGCCGCCGGCGCCATAACCCACGTGGGTGGCCTTGAACTGAAGGTTATCCGCCGTGGAAAAATCTCCCCAGATCCGGATCACGTCCCCGACCTTGAGCCGTGGAGGCATGCTCTCAACAGGGTAGCGCACACGGATTTCGCGCGGTTTTTTGATATCGTCCGTCGATTCATAGCCGCCGCTCGGCGCCACAACCAGTTCCACTGCATCCCGATCCATTGAAAGGACTCGGCCTACCATGACCTCCTCTGCAAAAAGGAAACCGCCGTTGTTTAAGGCGGACAGAGCAAGGATCGGGATCAAAAATGCCAGAGTACGCCGCAGCCCGTTACTGTGTTGTGATAGGTTTCCGATTCCCATGATGAATCATTGTATTCCCAATGCACGTTAAAAAACAGCTCCCAGGAACGATGAATCCACGAAATGCCCGCGTCGGCGGTGAGCAGGCGGTCCGTGCGAGCACCGATATACCTATCGTGATCGTAATCCGCCGTCCACAACCCCGAGCCCGCCGTGAGTTCCCATACCGCCGAGGGCATCCAGGTGATTCCCAGGGAAAGTCCGTGTGCTTCAAAAGATTCTATCATGATGGTGGATGAATTGCGGGAGTATGTGGCGGATAGTCCTGCCACCCAGGACGGAGTAAAAGGGAAGCTCAATGCCATCTCTGTAATCCAGAGGTCATCCTGCCGGTCCAAGCGCCTGAAACCGAAACGTCCGCCCCCGATCATTCCGCGCGAGCATCCCGGCCCTTCGCATTCCGTTTCATCATAGAACTGCCGAGTCCAAGACTGCAGCAGCAGCACCGTCAGCCTGCCCCCTGCAAACCATCGCAGACGGCCTTCAACGCCATATTCATCTCTGTCTTCGTCCGGTTGCTCCCCGTCCCTGACAAGTCTACCGTCCACGGCAAGCTCAGGGGTCAGAATTCCATCGATGAGCGGTACGGCCAGTTCCGTCCCGGCGCCCACCAGGTAGTTGTCCTCCGCAGCCCAATACTGTTGATACCGTCCATACAGAAAACCGGAAAGGAGCAATCGATTCGCGCCCATGGGCAGATGAGCCGCCGTGTCCAAACCGTACATGGAGAAGCCTGATCCCTTGCCGGTCGGAGACTGGGCCACGTTGTCGTCAAAGCCCACAGCCAGTTCCGCCACCGTTTCCCAGTCGGCGGCCTGAGCCCCGACCGACAGAAGAAGCACCAAAATCATCCAGTATCTTGTCACGGATGTCAGAGTTCCCCCGATCTTTCCCGACCCGGCCCGTTTCGCCCGCGTGTTCTTGCTTTTCGAAAAACACCATCGGCTCTTTCATGTCAATGACTTTGTACTCCGGGGAAGAGAATCGGGCGCGCCGCATCCCCTGACATCCGGCGCGGATCTCGGCTGAATATGCTCCTCCGGCGCAAAAAGAGCGGCCGCGGCGGAGGTTGCACCGCCGCGACCAGCCTTATGGGATCGAATTATGCGTTGATGCAGGCGCCGGTCCTCCTGCCGTTGCCCGAGCCGTCCTTCGGACCGTTCCCGCCGTTGCCGGAGCCGTCGCCGGGGCCATGACCGCCTCTGCCTTTGCCACTGCGGGCCAGAAGCGATCGAGCGTCGCCCGAAATCAGGGCCGACGTGTCGCCGGATGGATCTTCAAGCGCAGTGTCCGGAGAAGTGACCATGGGGCCACTGCCCGATCCCACGCCTGCGCCGTTCCGTCGGTCTCGACCCCGGAATACGGGGTTGCCGTCTTCGTCCACAAAACCGCGTTCCATCGGGGATGACACGATGGCCTCGAAATCCTCCGGAGAGAGGAGCTGGGGTTCGTAGATCTCACCCTGGGCCGCAAGCTGATAGACAAACGTTCGCAGATGATTTCGGGAGCCCTTCATCAGA encodes:
- a CDS encoding GHKL domain-containing protein → MRGVTPLRSVWKANVAVIAFLILFTLSYYYWQFRQASQAFSSHVQDHVEMVAGAIRMNADRALLSREIIEEILTTFLGNSARFVDYLDGVEPFSNDELTAFSWEVGLTGIRVDRRTGISEGPPGWSPSDTDGCADTRLRHLTADHLYVLSVPKGNGTGCIHVALEDRRISELENRIGLDALIEGISDLVGVRFIHFEPADPDSPKEKEAPNEAVEITFEGAGDARVARARLPLGRNMLVVGVSAGSFSRRIRQLRQEFIAFTAIILALGAFFSWLLNRFEKAHIREVQRFEQRLAREKEDAALGRASAAITHEIRNPLNAISMGLQRLRIEAAELTPQHLTLLDSLGQAVRRTDTIVAELKRYARPLAPRRRPVDIHRLVGQILTLYREACAKSGISVSRRTDDAGTIEADPDLLAEVFENLLKNAIEAQPEGGDLHITAWRTQGGVTVRLENGGFNLKPEEAEAILAPYFTTKARGSGLGLSIAARIVQAHQGRIGVTVPEPHRLRVEVFLPSTGGKPEEPAGVSKSKQKAG